The Streptomyces sp. RKND-216 genomic sequence TCCGGCCCGGCCGGTGAGCGCCCCGCGAACCTGTTCGAGGCGACTCGCCCCCCGCACGTGGCCGGAGGGCTGACCGCCCAGGGTGCGTCGAACGGCTTCGTCCCCGGCGGTCGGACCGCGCGCCGCTGACAGCGACGGAAACGGGCGCGGGGCTCGGCGTCACCCTGGGCGGGCCGCCCACCCGTCCGGGGGACGGTTCGGGGTCCGCAGGCAGGGTTCAGAGCAGGGTGCCGAGCCGCTGCGGGTCGCCGCACACCACCAGGCGTTCACCGGCCTTGTCCAGCGCCGCGGGCAGCGATCGGGCGACGTCGGCGTCCGTACCGCCGTTGACAGCGAGCACGACGACGGCCCGGGGAGCGACCCGGGCGAGTTCGGAGACATGCGCGCAGAACACGTCGTCGCCCTCGGCCTGTTGACGCCAGTACGCGTCCTCGCCGAAGGACGCCTCGTGCTCGGCCCACGGGTGCTGGCCGCCCGTGGTGAGGATGAGGACGGCGCCCGGCTCCTGGCCGCAGTCGAGGAGGCGGTCGACGGCCTCGTCGGCGGCGTCGACCGCGGTGGCGTCGGTCGCTTCGACGAGCTGGATGTCGGCGGCCTGGCGGGCGGCGGGCACGGCGGGCTTCGGCGGAGTGGATGGCGGCACCGGCGGCTGCACCGGGGACGTACCTGCACCGCGGGCGTTGCCGGGCCGGCCGGGGCCGGGCGCGGGCCGGATGGTCCGGTCCGCGCGCGGCGGCGCGGGACGCGGGGTGGTCCGGGGTCCGGGAAGGGGAACAGGGGGTCGGGAAGCCTGCGGAGTCCGGGTAGTTCCTACGCCGCCTTCGCGGTCGGGGACACGCTCGTGAATCTGTGGCTCCTCAGGGGAGAGAGGCATGGAGTGTTGTCTATCAAACTCCACGGCCGCACGCGTCGGCGGGGGCGACCGCGACACGGACGCGCGACCGGGGACGGTCAGAAGAGGCCGATCTGCTCGACCGGGTCGGTGCGGATCTTCTTCAGGTGCTGCCAGCGCCGAAGCCCGTCCATGTAGGCCCAGGACAACCGGTGGTACGGGGTCGGGCCGAACTCCTCCAGCGCCGCACGGTGCACCGGGGAGGGGTAGCCGGCGTTGTCGGCGAAGGCGAAGTCTGCGTGGGATTCTCCGAGTTCGGCCATCATCGCGTCCCGGCGGACCTTCGCCAGAACGGAGGCCGCCGCCACGGCGACACAGGTCTGGTCGCCCTTGATGACCGTGCGGACCCGCCAAGGCCGCCCCAGGTAGTCGTGCTTGCCGTCGAGGATCACCGCGTCCGGACGCAGCGGCAGCCCTTCGAGGGCGCGGACGGCGGCCATACGGAGGGCTGCGGTCATCCCCCACGCGTCGATCTCCTCCGGCGAGGAGTGACCCAGACTGTGCGCGGTGACCCAGCCGCCGAGTTCGTGGGCCAGGTGCTCCCGCCGCCGCGGGGTGAGCAGTTTGGAGTCGGTGAGCCCCTCGGGAGGTCGCCGCAGACCAGTGACGGCGGCGCACACGGTGACGGGTCCGGCCCACGCGCCGCGACCGACCTCGTCGACCCCAGCGACCACCTTCGCTCCGGTGGTGGCGCGCAGAGAGCGCTCGACGCGGTGGGTGGGCGGTTCGTACGGCATGGCGGGAGCAAGCGTAGCCGCCTGCTCCACCACGGGTTGGACCGGCTCCGGACGGTGCACGGAAGGGCCTCCGCTGCGGGCGTCGTTCGGTCGACGGTGTTCCGGTGCTCCCGGTACCGCCCTCCTCATTGTCGCGCCCCGCGATGAAACGGAACAACCCGGCCCGGCGTGCACAGGCTGGGTCCGTGCACGCCGGGCCGGTACGCGTTCAGTAGCTCCGGTAGCCGTCGTCGTAGACGCCCGCTGAGGCGCAGGCGTCGCGGTTCTCGGCGACGGGCCGCTTCGCCAGGACCTCGCGGGCGCGTGCCTCGCCGAGACTCGTCGCGTACCAGGGCTCGCCCTCGTCCGCCTCGATCCCGCGCGCGATCTCGCTGAGGGCGCAGGAGCGGAGCGGTTCGGGAAGGCGGTCCAGGGTCGGTACGGCGTCGGCGGAGAGGTTGCGCAGGTAGAGCAGGTCGATCTTGCCCGTACGCTCGTGGCGGGCGAGGTTCTGTTCGGCCACCAGGCGGTCCGGGGAGATCAGCCCGAAGACCAGTACGCCGAGCGCGGCGGAGGCGGTCACCGCACGCGGCACCCAGGTGGCGCCGCGTCGGCCCAGGACGCCGAGCCCTCCGGCAATCATGATCATCACGATGACGAGGCCGAGCCAGAGTTCGACGCCGGCAACCGAGAGGCGCAGCCGAGTCAGCCCGTAGGCGTCGACGTACAGATCCATCCGGCGCAGCGCGGAGAGCACCACGACCAGGGTGAGCGCGCACAGCGTCCCGAGTACCGCCCGCACCAGGGTGGCGTCCCGCCGACGGCCGCGCGGCGCCCACCGCAGCGCGAGGGCGATCACCACCAGGGTCAGGAGGGTGGCGCAGAGCAGTTGCCAGAATCCCTGCCGCGCGTACTCGGCGTAGGTCAGGCCGGTTTCCCGGAGCACGCGGTCGTAGCCGCCGAAGAGCACGGTGAGCTGCACCGTGTTGAAGACGGCGAACAGGACGTCGAGCACGATGAGCGGTAGCGCCCACTCCACCCGGCCGCGACCCTTCCCCGGCTTGACGTCGATCCGGTCCCAGCGGCGGGGTGCGGCGGCCGTACGGGCGGCAGCGAGCGCGGTGACGATGCCGAGCAGCAGAATCAACGAGCGCAATGGGCCGTCCGCGACGGAGGCGTCCGGGACCAGGCTGTTGAGCAGGTCGGCGAAGGCGGCGTCGGCCCCGGCGAAGAGCGCGCCGAACACCACCAGGAGTCCGACGGCGATCAGGCCGGTGCGGACCACCGGCCCCCAGCGGTGCCGGGTGTTCCGGGCCCGCTCCCGGGTGCCCTTCCACGCCCACGCCACACCGCCGGGCACGGCGGCGGGCAGCCAGAAGGGACTGATCAGCGCCGCCGCCCAACTGCGTCCGCCCTGGAGGGCGAAGGAGCCCACCGCGAGGGCGGCGAGCACGGCGAGCGTGCTGGGCCAGGCAGCGTCACGCAGCGCCGGCACGCCCAGCAGGGCCAGGCATCCGGCGGCCCACAGCAGCGTCCACGGCCGGGGCCTGCGGCCGGCGGTCCGGGCCGCGAAGTGGGCGGCGAGCGCGGCCGGGAGCGCGGCGAGCAGTAGGTTGACGCCGAGGCCCTCGCCGAGCAGCAGTGAGGCGGCGACTCCGGCGCCGATCGCGGCCCAGCCGGTGGCCGCGCGCAGGGGCGCGGGCGGGTCGTCGGGACGCGAAGCCACGACCCAGGCAGGCGGCGGTGCCGGCCTGGGCGGCTGGTACGCGTAGTGCGGCGGCTGCGGGTGGGGCGCCATCCCGCCCGGAACGCCGCGGCCACCGCGGGGTCCCGGAGCGGCTTCACCCTGCTGCGGAGGTTTCCGCAGGTCCGGCCCCGGACCGGGCTCGCCGCTGCCCGGCGGGCGGTCGGCCGACGGGCCCGCTGCATGACGCGGCTGGTCCGGCACGGTGGGCCCGGCCGCGGCCTTCCCGCCGGCCCGGCCGGCCCCTTCGCCCTGGCGCTCCTCCGCGCGCTCCTGCGGAACGCCCCGCTCGGCCACCGTGTCCGGCTCGGCTCTTCGCCCGCGTCCTTCCGCGGATTCCTCACCCGGCTGCTCGACCATGCGTCTCCTCCCCCGGCCGCCCGAAGCCACGGTGCGGCCCTCAAGGGGGCAACGCTAGTTCCACGCCGGGAGGTTGCACGTCGCGGGCTGCCTCTGTGACCAGGCGGTGACGTGGGCCCGGGCGGACGGGCGTCCCTGTGACGGCCCCGTGACGTCCGGCCCTACAACCCTCGGACGAGGGCGGGCATCCAGCTCAGCAGCACCTCGGTACGCCGGGTCCAGGGCTGCGGTGGTGCGCCGCCCGCGCTCACGACCACGACGCCCCCCACGATCGCCCCCGCGGTGTCGACATCACCGCCTGCCCGCAGGGTGTTCCACAACGCCTCCTCGAACGCCCCGAGATGACGCGCGGCCGCCACCGCGACGGCGATCGCTCCGACCACCGCCTCGGGGTGCCGGTGGGTGACGACGGCGGACAGCTCTGCCTGTTCGGCGGCGCGTTCGGGAGCGTTGGCGAACCATGCTCCCAGCGGCGCGACCCGCATGGCCGCGCCGTTTCCCCAGGAGCCCTGACCGTCGAAGAGCTCCGAGGACAGCCGCCGCCAGTCGGCATCCTCCTGCCTGATCGGCCGCAGCATGCGGTTCACCGCAGGTCCGTAGCCCCGGTCGAAGTCGTGGTGCGTCGCGAAGGCGGCGGCCAGCGCGTCCTGGTCGATCTCGCCGTGCTCGGCCAGGACGTGCAGCACCGAGCAGGCCATCTCGGTGTCGTCGGTGGTCATGGTGCGCCGACTCTAGTGCTGGTGTTGCCGCCCCAGGTGCCGAACGGGACGCGCCCGCCCGATCACCCGGGTCCTCACACCGTCCACGAGGGCTCGAGGTCGATCACGTCCCCGGCGATCGCGGTCACGTCGGCGCCGATCTGCGCCCGCAGGGCGAGCCGTTCGACCCGTTCCGTGCGGTACTTGCCGTGCTCGGCGGCGGTGTCCCACATCGACAGGACGAGGAACTCGTTCTGGGGATCCGCCTGTCCGAAGAGTCCGCGGAGCATGCCGGGCGATCCCGCCATCGCCGGGTTCCACACCTTCTCCTGCATCAGGGTGAAGTGCTCGACACGGTCGTCCCGTACGCGGCAGTGGGCGACGCGGAGCAGGTCGGCATCGGTGAAGACCGGCGAGAAGCCGGTCTTCACGTCGAAGCGGTACTCGAAGAGCCGGACGCGCATGTCCTTGTAGGTGCCGATCTGGGAGGCGTGCAGCCGGTCGTGGGAGCGGGCCATGAAGGAGTCGTAGAAGGCCCGGCTCTCCCAGAAGCCGAAGAGGTGCGCGACGCCGCTGCGGGCACGGCTCCAGCCGCCGCCCTGCCCGCGAAAGCCGGGTTCCCCGAGCAGCCCCGCCCATTTCCGCTGCCCCCGCTCGAACCCGCGACGGTCCACGACGGTGCAGCGCATCCACTTGACCAGCACTGCGCCATCGTACGGCCAAGTGGGTGAGCGCCTAAGGC encodes the following:
- a CDS encoding ribonuclease HII, giving the protein MPYEPPTHRVERSLRATTGAKVVAGVDEVGRGAWAGPVTVCAAVTGLRRPPEGLTDSKLLTPRRREHLAHELGGWVTAHSLGHSSPEEIDAWGMTAALRMAAVRALEGLPLRPDAVILDGKHDYLGRPWRVRTVIKGDQTCVAVAAASVLAKVRRDAMMAELGESHADFAFADNAGYPSPVHRAALEEFGPTPYHRLSWAYMDGLRRWQHLKKIRTDPVEQIGLF
- a CDS encoding DUF4173 domain-containing protein, yielding MVEQPGEESAEGRGRRAEPDTVAERGVPQERAEERQGEGAGRAGGKAAAGPTVPDQPRHAAGPSADRPPGSGEPGPGPDLRKPPQQGEAAPGPRGGRGVPGGMAPHPQPPHYAYQPPRPAPPPAWVVASRPDDPPAPLRAATGWAAIGAGVAASLLLGEGLGVNLLLAALPAALAAHFAARTAGRRPRPWTLLWAAGCLALLGVPALRDAAWPSTLAVLAALAVGSFALQGGRSWAAALISPFWLPAAVPGGVAWAWKGTRERARNTRHRWGPVVRTGLIAVGLLVVFGALFAGADAAFADLLNSLVPDASVADGPLRSLILLLGIVTALAAARTAAAPRRWDRIDVKPGKGRGRVEWALPLIVLDVLFAVFNTVQLTVLFGGYDRVLRETGLTYAEYARQGFWQLLCATLLTLVVIALALRWAPRGRRRDATLVRAVLGTLCALTLVVVLSALRRMDLYVDAYGLTRLRLSVAGVELWLGLVIVMIMIAGGLGVLGRRGATWVPRAVTASAALGVLVFGLISPDRLVAEQNLARHERTGKIDLLYLRNLSADAVPTLDRLPEPLRSCALSEIARGIEADEGEPWYATSLGEARAREVLAKRPVAENRDACASAGVYDDGYRSY
- a CDS encoding ADP-ribosylglycohydrolase family protein codes for the protein MTTDDTEMACSVLHVLAEHGEIDQDALAAAFATHHDFDRGYGPAVNRMLRPIRQEDADWRRLSSELFDGQGSWGNGAAMRVAPLGAWFANAPERAAEQAELSAVVTHRHPEAVVGAIAVAVAAARHLGAFEEALWNTLRAGGDVDTAGAIVGGVVVVSAGGAPPQPWTRRTEVLLSWMPALVRGL
- a CDS encoding YdbC family protein; translation: MLVKWMRCTVVDRRGFERGQRKWAGLLGEPGFRGQGGGWSRARSGVAHLFGFWESRAFYDSFMARSHDRLHASQIGTYKDMRVRLFEYRFDVKTGFSPVFTDADLLRVAHCRVRDDRVEHFTLMQEKVWNPAMAGSPGMLRGLFGQADPQNEFLVLSMWDTAAEHGKYRTERVERLALRAQIGADVTAIAGDVIDLEPSWTV